The proteins below come from a single Vicia villosa cultivar HV-30 ecotype Madison, WI unplaced genomic scaffold, Vvil1.0 ctg.000222F_1_1, whole genome shotgun sequence genomic window:
- the LOC131625581 gene encoding ATP-dependent rRNA helicase SPB4-like, with product MVNICCDLSKTVREKALSSFTSLSNGILLSTDVAARGLDVPGVDCIVNAQVGLLPCDRTANEVMLLEDITTTLSKINFYSRSRRAIEKHKLCHYLILLLALFWFLYDYWSRSPHFSTLGLISFIWS from the exons ATGGTAAACATCTGTTGCGATCTAAGTAAG ACTGTGAGAGAGAAAGCACTATCTTCATTTACATCCCTCTCAAATGGAATTCTTTTGAGTACGGATGTTGCGGCACGTGGACTTGACGTACCTGGCGTAGACTGTATAGT AAATGCACAAGTTGGTCTACTACCTTGTGATAGAACTGCCAATGAGGTTATGCTTTTGGAGGACATAACAACTACTCTTTCTAAGATCAATTTTTACTCCAGATCTAGAAGGGCCATTGAgaaacacaaactctgtcactaTTTGATTCTTCTCTTGGCCCTTTTTTGGTTCCTGTATGACTATTGGAGCCGCAGTCCTCACTTCAGCACTCTCGGTCTTATCAGCTTCATATGGAGTTGA
- the LOC131625580 gene encoding uncharacterized protein LOC131625580, with product MKIWTEMKRNGFISSAHGGIPVPKKRGRKSKNEFLEQKMELAKREQINRFTKIAAPSGLLNDLNPGIINHVRNRKQVHSIIEALVTEKHENRSKQEAHRMSGGIDMAKRDLECVNEDGTFHGSAGGRQARKSQVTTNDSSWILEDKGCDRDTYSVEKAGLKDCITNASHVTEDDILSLKLSSSMKSSVSSTSLSNEESANVTAVSSLSLKGS from the coding sequence ATGAAAATATGGACAGAGATGAAGCGAAATGGTTTTATTTCATCTGCTCATGGGGGTATTCCGGTGCCGAAGAAACGCGGAAGGAAAAGTAAGAATGAATTTCTTGAGCAAAAAATGGAGCTCGCCAAGAGAGAACAAATTAATAGGTTTACGAAAATTGCAGCTCCAAGTGGACTACTGAATGATTTAAACCCTGGGATTATTAATCATGTAAGAAATAGGAAACAGGTCCATTCAATTATTGAGGCTCTTGTAACTGAAAAACATGAAAACAGGAGCAAGCAAGAAGCACATAGAATGAGTGGAGGTATAGACATGGCCAAGAGAGACCTAGAGTGTGTGAACGAAGATGGGACCTTTCATGGATCTGCAGGTGGTAGACAAGCACGGAAGAGTCAAGTGACAACGAATGATTCCTCGTGGATTTTGGAAGATAAAGGTTGTGATCGTGACACATACAGTGTAGAGAAAGCTGGCCTAAAAGATTGTATAACAAATGCAAGTCATGTCACAGAAGATGATATTTTATCACTGAAATTGTCATCTTCAATGAAGTCATCAGTGAGTTCGACCAGTTTGTCGAATGAAGAATCAGCAAATGTTACTGCAGTTTCATCTCTTTCTCTAAAAGGCTCGTAA
- the LOC131625572 gene encoding E3 ubiquitin-protein ligase CIP8-like, translated as MSRYRSLNPFAITHSDSGSDSDVDSLSHFVTDLFENRSPADPVCPWDDDGDEDDDESDVNPFSGFACDQVGGGNSTGIRVVGFGSDSESSGHDEEFGFEGRNDWDDDERVGGLCWDSLCLEDHRSILNDWEEVGEERVNEIEDSSSLLIGEVEVEVDEVDDVDDQSVASGFEEDEEEQGEEALRYLEWEILLAFNNFERSGGLEHDDENINNLYLAVQEGFISGNADYDILFSQLLENESGLKGSPPAAKSFVENLPLVELTEEELKKKDVMCAICKDEVMAEEKVRKLPCSHCYHGDCILPWLNIRNTCPVCRFELPTDDADYEQSKVHRIARDLLDFAA; from the exons atgtctCGTTATCGTTCTTTGAATCCCTTCGCAATAACTCACTCCGATTCTGGTTCCGATTCTGACGTTGACTCACTGAGTCATTTCGTCACCGACCTCTTCGAAAATCGTTCCCCCGCCGATCCGGTTTGTCCCTGGGATGACGacggtgatgaagatgatgatgaaagtgACGTGAACCCTTTCTCGGGGTTTGCTTGCGATCAAG tGGGTGGTGGTAATTCCACTGGGATTAGGGTTGTTGGGTTTGGTTCCGATTCGGAATCGAGTGGGCATGATGAAGAATTTGGTTTTGAGGGAAGAAATGATTGGGATGATGATGAGAGGGTTGGTGGATTGTGTTGGGATAGTCTTTGTTTGGAGGATCATAGGAGTATTTTGAATGATTGGGAGGAAGTGGGTGAGGAGAGGGTGAATGAGATTGAAGATTCTTCTAGTTTGTTGATTGGTGAGGTTGAGGTTGAGGTTGATgaagttgatgatgttgatgatcaaTCGGTAGCGTCTGGGTTCGAGGAGGATGAAGAGGAACAAGGGGAAGAGGCTTTGCGGTATTTGGAATGGGAGATTCTATTGGCTTTTAACAATTTCGAGAGGAGTGGTGGATTGGAACATGATGACGAGAATATTAATAATTTGTATTTAGCTGTTCAGGAAGGTTTTATTTCGGGGAATGCTGATTATGATATTCTTTTCAGTCAGTTATTGGAGAACGAGAGTGGTTTGAAGGGTAGTCCACCGGCGGCGAAGAGTTTTGTGGAGAATCTCCCTTTGGTGGAATTGACTGAGGAGGAGTTGAAAAAGAAGGATGTTATGTGTGCCATTTGTAAAGATGAGGTAATGGCGGAAGAGAAGGTGAGGAAGCTGCCTTGCTCACATTGTTACCATGGAGATTGTATTTTGCCGTGGTTGAATATTCGCAACACGTGTCCTGTTTGTCGGTTCGAGTTGCCAACTGATGATGCTGATTATGAGCAGAGTAAGGTTCATAGAATTGCCCGTGATCTGTTGGATTTTGCAGCATAg